The Cricetulus griseus strain 17A/GY chromosome 9, alternate assembly CriGri-PICRH-1.0, whole genome shotgun sequence genome has a segment encoding these proteins:
- the LOC100767604 gene encoding killer cell immunoglobulin-like receptor 3DL1 isoform X2, whose protein sequence is MRSHNKPSLSAWPSHVVQLGLHVELQCDSHRALNMFKVHKECGDPNSLVNERIFQRSLVLGPVTSAYAGIYRCYGFNDQSLNEISEYSDPLEIIISGIYRKPFLLALQTPLLNSGEKVTLECRSEILFDTFILSSKREEIIKLKHSAESHLGGSHANFSIGPVTPDHAGTYTCYGSYNHNPYEWSHSSDPVDIKITGLYKKPSLSGLTQQGPVVMSGKNMTLACISDHQFDMFHLSMEGVPQGHGLPAMQIHNGTFQANFLVNPEIQEVTYRCYGSFRNSSHVWSYPSDPLYIPVTGNHKNLHILAGLSVTMILVFLIILYSYCSAKKNKSQEQATNMDQESEVRTTLNREDPERQEMQEVAYTEFDQITFKQKLTTQVSQFPKEFPTYPSAYLEIRR, encoded by the exons ATGC GAAGTCATAACAAGCCTTCACTCTCTGCCTGGCCAAGCCATGTTGTACAACTGGGACTGCATGTGGAACTTCAATGTGACTCTCATAGAGCGTTGAACATGTTCAAGGTGCACAAAGAGTGTGGAGATCCTAACTCTCTGGTCAATGAAAGAATATTCCAGAGGAGCCTTGTCTTGGGTCCCGTGACATCAGCATATGCAGGGATCTACAGATGCTATGGTTTTAATGATCAATCCCTTAATGAAATTTCAGAATACAGTGACCCTCTGGAGATCATAATTTCAG GAATCTACAGGAAGCCTTTCCTCTTGGCTCTACAAACACCCCTGCTGAATTCGGGAGAGAAGGTGACACTGGAGTGTCGATCAGAGATTTTGTTTGACACCTTCATTTTGAGTTCAAAAAGAGAGGAAATAATTAAGCTTAAGCATTCTGCAGAATCCCATCTTGGGGGTTCCCATGCCAACTTCTCAATAGGTCCTGTGACACCTGATCATGCTGGGACTTACACATGTTATGGTTCCTACAACCATAACCCATATGAGTGGTCCCATTCCAGTGACCCCGTTGACATAAAAATCACAG gATTATACAAGAAACCTTCTCTGTCAGGTTTGACACAACAGGGCCCTGTTGTGATGTCAGGAAAGAACATGACCTTGGCGTGCATCTCTGACCATCAGTTTGACATGTTCCATCTGTCCATGGAAGGGGTACCTCAGGGTCATGGGCTGCCTGCCATGCAGATTCACAATGGGACATTCCAAGCCAACTTCCTTGTCAATCCTGAGATCCAGGAAGTGACCTATAGGTGCTATGGCTCTTTCAGGAACTCCTCCCATGTGTGGTCATACCCCAGTGATCCACTGTACATTCCTGTCACAG GTAACCACAAGAACCTGCATATTTTGGCTGGTCTGTCAGTGACCATGATCCTTGTGTTCCTCATCATCCTGTATTCTTATTGCTCcgcaaaaaagaataaatctcaGGAACAAGCCA CCAACATGGACCAAGAGTCTGAAGTGAGAACAACACTGAACAGAGAA GACCCTGAAAGGCAAGAAATGCAGGAAGTGGCATACACCGAATTTGATCAGATTACCTTCAAACAAAAATTGACCACCCAAGTTTCACAGTTTCCCAAGGAATTTCCCACATACCCCAGTGCGTACCTGGAAATCAGGAGATGA